The bacterium genome segment ACTCGTGGGTCTTGGGCCAGAGTCCGAATTTCTCGCCATCGTCGGCCATGACGAACAGCGGCTGCGACGCTCCCTCGGCGTACTCACGCATATAGGAGATCGTGTCTATCGGCTCCTTGAAGGGAATCGTGTAGCGGAGCTTCTTGTGGATCGGAAAGAGCGCCACCGGGCCGCGACCGGATTCGGTCAGAAAATAGTGATTCAACTCGCGCAGACGATGACCGGCGGCGAGGAAGTGATCGTCATCGAGCGGGATGTACTCGATTCCGGCTTCCGCGAGGAGATCGGCCAGTTGCGGCTCCCACACGCGCTCGGGCAGCCATGCTCCTCGCACGTTTACTCCGAAGCGGCGTT includes the following:
- a CDS encoding 4-alpha-glucanotransferase; translation: MSKIFFAFGIHNHQPVGNVPSVFELAYRTAYKPFLETALEHPHIKFSFHTSGCLIEWLERNQPEYFELVGKLVERGQVELLGGGFYEPILPVLPREDALEQLRRMSVYLKRRFGVNVRGAWLPERVWEPQLADLLAEAGIEYIPLDDDHFLAAGHRLRELNHYFLTESGRGPVALFPIHKKLRYTIPFKEPIDTISYMREYAEGASQPLFVMADDGEKFGLWPKTHE